One Methanosphaera cuniculi DNA window includes the following coding sequences:
- a CDS encoding glycosyltransferase family 2 protein: protein MKVSFVIPALNEEGIVGKTIKSIPKKQIQDKGYDVEIIVVNNNSTDNTQKEAEDAGATVYLEMKRGYGNAYKRGFKEATGDIIIMGDADGTYPLEQSQEFIDKIVDEHCDFVIGSRFDGTIEDGAMPALHQYIGNPMLTKMLNILFNCNYSDTHCGMRAFTKDAVNKMNLTADGMEFAIEMVIEASEKNLKISEIPIYYRKRGGGEAKLSSFNDGWRHIKYMLQRRF from the coding sequence ATGAAAGTATCATTTGTTATACCAGCTTTAAATGAGGAAGGAATTGTTGGAAAAACCATAAAAAGTATACCAAAAAAACAAATACAAGATAAAGGATATGATGTTGAAATAATAGTTGTAAATAACAATTCAACAGATAATACACAAAAAGAAGCAGAAGATGCTGGAGCTACAGTATATCTTGAAATGAAACGTGGATATGGAAATGCTTATAAAAGAGGATTTAAAGAAGCAACAGGTGACATTATTATAATGGGAGATGCAGATGGAACATATCCTCTTGAACAATCACAGGAGTTTATTGATAAAATTGTAGATGAACATTGTGATTTTGTTATAGGATCAAGATTTGATGGAACAATAGAAGATGGAGCAATGCCAGCATTACATCAGTATATTGGAAATCCTATGTTAACAAAAATGTTAAACATACTTTTCAACTGTAACTATTCAGATACTCATTGTGGAATGCGTGCATTTACAAAAGATGCAGTAAATAAGATGAATCTTACAGCAGATGGTATGGAATTTGCAATAGAAATGGTAATTGAAGCATCAGAAAAGAATCTTAAAATAAGTGAAATACCAATCTATTATCGTAAACGTGGTGGAGGAGAAGCTAAGCTAAGCTCATTTAATGATGGATGGAGACACATTAAATACATGCTACAAAGAAGATTCTAA